The sequence GGGCAGCCGGGCAGCGCGAAGCCCGGAGCGGGGCAGCACTGCGTACGGCGTCCACCGGCCCATCCGCGAGGCCCGGACGTCTTGGCGTCCGGTTCGGTCGAGCCGGACGCGCTGTCGACAGGTCGTCGGACTTCGGGTGTGCAAAAGCACACTGAATACACCGTTGCGGGACAGTTCCGGATTCGCACCGGATTCCCCTGCGACGACAGCGAGCACGAGCATACATGTGGGGGCCGCCCGATGAGGCAGCCCCCACATCTTGTGTCGCGAGGCGTGTTGGGCCCTGACGGAGCGTCGGCCGGAGGGCCGGCGGGGGCAGGCCGGGAAGGGGCTTCCAGCCGCGCCGGGAGGGCCGTACGGGGCCGTTCGGGCCGCTCCCGAGCCGTTGGTCCGGGGGACCGGAAAGCGTGCGGGCCGCCGCGCCTCCAGGGGAGACGTGACGGCCCGCACCGTGCCGCCGCGGGGGTCAGTGACCGCCCGGCGCACCCACCGTCGCGGGCGGCAGCTTCGCCTGGACGCCCGCGTCGCCGACGTCCGCCGTGTAGTCGGCGGGGGAGGTCTCGTCGATCCCCGCCGGGGCCTTCAGCGCGTTCAGGACGAGGGTCAGGACGATCACGACGACGACGTTCAGCACGAACGCCGTCAGCCCGATGTAGCCGATCTCACCGATGCCCGGGATCTCCTTCGAGGACCCGCCGAAGTGCTTCTGCGTGGGACTGGCCACGCCGTACGCGGCGACCGTCCCGTACACCATGCCGACCGCCCAGCCCGCGATCAGCGCCCAGCGGTGGAACCACCGGGTGAACAGACCGCCGACCAGGGCCGGCATCGTCTGGAGGATCCAGATGCCGCCCAGCAGCTGGAAATTGATGGCGACCGTCTTGTCCATGGTCAGGACGAAGGCCAGCGCCCCGACCTTGACCAGCAGCGAGACCAGCTTGGAGACCTTCGTCTCCTGCGCGGGTGTCGCGTCGGGCTTCAGGAAGTCCTTGTAGATGTTGCGGGTGAAGAGGTTGGCCGCGGCGATGGACATGATCGCCGCGGGCACCAGCGCGCCGATGCCGATGGCGGCGAAGGCCACGCCCGCGAACCAGTCCGGGAACATGTTCTCGAACAGCTGCGGGATGGCCAGCTGACCGTTGTCCACCTTGACCCCGGCGGCGATGGCCATGAAGCCGAGCAGCGCCAGCAGGCCCAGCATCAGCGAGTACAGCGGCAGGATGGTGGTGTTGCGCCGGATCACCTCACGGCTGCGGCTGGAGAGCGTCGCCGTGATCGAGTGCGGGTACATGAAGAGCGCCAGCGCCGAGCCCAGGGCCAGGGTGGCGTATCCCCATTGGCCCATGTCGCCGGGGACCAGGGCGCCGCGCGGCTGGCCGGTCGCCGGGTTCTTCTGCGCGAACGCCTCGCCCGCCTTGGCGAAGATGTCGTCGAACCCGCCCAGCTTGATCGGGATGTAGATGATCGCCACCGCGATGACCAGGTAGATCAGGCCGTCCTTGACGAACGCGATCAGTGCGGGCGCGCGCAGCCCGGACGAGTAGGTGTACGCGGCGAGCACCGCGAAGGCGATGAGCAGCGGCAGGTCCTTGATGAACCAGTGCGTGGTCTCCCCGCCGCCCACGCCCATGACGTCCAGTACCGCCTGGATGCCGACGAGCTGGAGCGCGATGTACGGCATCGTGGCGAGGATGCCGGTGACGGCGACCGCCAGCGAGAGCCCCTTCGAGCCGAAACGGCCGCGGACGAAGTCCGAGGTGGTGACGTAGCCGTGCTTGTGCGACACCGACCACAGGCGCGGCAGGAAGGTGAAGATCAGCGGGTAGACGAGGATCGTGTACGGAACCGCGAAGAAGCCCGCCGCGCCCGCCGCGTAGATCGCCGCCGGGACGGCGACGAAGGTGTAGGCCGTGTAGAGGTCGCCGCCCAGCAGGAACCAGGTGACCCAGGTGCCGAAGGACCGGCCGCCCAGGCCCCATTCGTCCAGGCTCGCCTCGTTCTCGGCCCTGCGCCAGCGGGCGGCCATGAAACCGATGACCGTGACGGCCAGGAAGAAGAAGATGAAGACGCCGAGCGCGACGCCGTTCACGCCGTCCTTCATGCGGAAGCACCCCCCTTGCGGGCGCGCTGGTCACGCTGCCACAGCTTGTACGCGACCATCGTCAGCGCGGTCGAGATGAGCACCCAGAGCATTTGGTACCAGTAGAAGAACGGGATGCCGATGAACGTCGGCTCGACCTTCGCGTACGAACCCACCCAGAGCATCGCCACGAACGGCGCGACGAGGCAGAGCGCGATCACCCCTCTCATGGGGGTGACCGTGGGTGGTTTCGCCTCGGTGTCTTCTGGCATGTGGTGACTCCGTCCCCTCGCTGACCGCCGGTGGCCATGGGCAGGAGATCCGGGCGAGCCGGTCGGCCGGCGTCACCCCCTGTCCGCATTGGCGTCCGGCAACGGTGATGTATCGGAGGGAGTCACGTACGCGGGCGCGGTCCGGTTCATCCGTCACGGGGTCCGGTTCATCCGGGAGGGTGAGGTGATCCGGCTCCCGCGCGGCGGGCCCGGCTCGTGCGTGGCGGGTCCGGCTCGTGCGTGGCGGGTCCGGTCCGCGCCGGGGGCCGGACCATCCGTGGGATCCGGATCGTCCGTGGCGGGCCAGGTTCAGACCCAGCCTCGGCGTACGGCCTCCGCGCCGGCCTGGAAGCGGCTGCGCGCCTCCAGCCGGGCCGTCAGTTCCGCGTTCATCCGGCGTACGGTGCGCAGGGAGACGCCCAGGCGCCGGGCCGCGGTGGCGTCGGTGTGCCCCTTCGCCAGCAGGGACAGCAGTTCGTCCTCCTGCGGGGTGAGGCCGTGGGGGCCGCGCGGAGGGATCCGGCCGAGCGGGGTGGCGGCGGCCCAGTACTCCTCGAACAGCAGATGGGCCACGGCGACGGCACCGCGGCTGCGCAGTTCGAGCGCGCCCGCGCGGGGGTCGTCCGGATCCAGGGGGACGAGGGCCACCTCGCGGTCGACCACGACCATGATGAGGGGCAGCGCCGGAAGGGTACGGCTCTCGGCGCCGAGTTCACCGAGCCAGTTCACATAGCGCAGCGTGCCCGGGTCGTTGCGGAAGCTGTCCTGGTAGATGCTGCGCACCCGGACCCCGCGCTCCAGCGCCTGCCGGTCGAGCGGTTTGCTGGCCGCCAGGGTGTCCGGGGCCTGGGCGCCGCCGGGCAGCAGCGACAGGCATTCGGTCCGCGCCAGCTCGGCCAGCTCCGTGAGGCGTTCACGCACCTCGTCCAGCCCCTCCAGCCGCTTGATGACGTCGTAGCCGCGGGCGGCGGGCCGGTCCTGGTGCGCGGCGAGGGCGGACACGGCATCGCGCACCAGCTCCAGGCTCCGCTGCTGGCGGGCGAGTTCGGCCTCCCGGCGGGAGAGCAGGAACGGCAGGCTGGCCGCCGGGTCGAGGGCGCGGAAGACGGGCGGTTCCTCGTCCGGGCCCTGCACGCCGTCCCGGTCCAGCAGGCAGAGCTCGGCGAGACGGTCGAGGGCGTCGCGCACTTCGGTCTCCGGCCAGCCCAGGCGCAGGACGATCTCATCGAGTGTCAGTTCCGGTCTCTCCAGGACGAGGCGGTAGACGAATTCCGTCCGCGCGTCCATCCCCAGTACCTGAAACATCACGTACTCCCCCCACAGGCGTGGCTCTCGCGACCCCCCGCAGACGCCGGCGCCGACGCCGGACGTCCCGCGGATACCGGGCGTGAGCTTAGATCCACAGCCTGTGCAGGTATAGACCAAGTCCAGAGGCTGGATGCGGGCGCGACGGCGAAGCCGCGCGCCGGCGGCGCCCCGCGCGGGCCGTTCCGGGCGCGGCGGACACCGTTCCGCCGCTGGCCTGAAGGTGCCTGGCCGCTCCCTGCCAGCGCGGCATCGCCGCAGGTGCGTGCCGGTGCCCCGGCGTACGCCCGCTGGCAGCGGGCTGCCCCGCAACTCCCTGCCAGGCCGAAAACATGGCCCTCGCGGCGGCCGGGGCGACATGCTCGGCGCCGTCCCCGACATTCACGTGCTGTTATCGAGAAGGAGCCCCCTCATGCGTGCGTTCCGCGCCATGACGCTTCGCCTGTCCGTCGCCTGCGCCGCGGTGACCGTGTCCGCGATCGCGCTCACCTCCGGGCGGCTGAACGGCTTCTCCTGGGGGTGACGCCCGGAACCCGCCCCCTCCATGTACCTCGTGACCGCCCTGCTGGTCCGCGCCGGGCCCGAGGGGCCTGACCGCCGGGCGGCCGCCGAGCTGGCCGACCGGCTGCGGTCGTACCGCTCCGGGGCACCGCCGCGGGACGGCGGCCCGGCCCACCTCTACGCCACCGCGCGGTCCCTCCGGGCGGTGGCCGCCACGCTCTTCATGGAGTGCCCCGACGCGCTCCACGCCGAACTGGCGGCGCTGGACTTCCTCCTGGGCGTCCTGACCGCCGGGCCGGGGACGGGGGGCTGGCACCTGGTCGCCCTCGGCCGCCCGGACCCGCACCGATTCCCCGACCGGAAAGGACAAGGACCGACATGTCACGGGACCAGCCCACCGTGTCCGTGATCATCCCCAACTACAACTACGAGAAGACCCTGCGCGCCTGCCTGGAATCGGTCTACGCCCAGACCCTGAGCCCGCTCGACGTGGTGGTCGTGGACGACGCCAGCACCGACAACTCACGGGACATCGCCCGGGAGTTCCCCTGCGTCCTGGTGGCCAGCCCGCACAACGGCGGGGTCTCCGCGGCCAGGAACCTGGGTGTCGCCGCGAGCCGCGGGGAGATCCTCTTCTTCCTCGACTCCGACATCGCGCTCGCCCCCGACGCGATCGAGAACGCCGTCACGCTGCTGACCGGCGACCCCGAAACCGGCTGTGTGCACGGCATCCTGGACGCCGAACCGCTCTTCGACGACGGCCCGGTGGAGACCTACCACGTCCTGCACGCGCACTTCTGGCGCCGGCGCAGCGTCGGCGTCGTGGGCACCGCGTTCTTCGCGCTGGCCGCGATCGAGCGCCGGGTCTTCGAACTGACCGGCCCCTTCGACGAGAATCTGCGCGACTCCGAGGACGTGGAGTACAGCGACCGGCTCGCCGCCACCCACCGCATCCGGCTCACGGAGACCGTCGTCGGCCGCCACGACGACGTGGACCGGCTGCTGCCGCTGCTCGCCGAGCAGTACCGCCGCTCCCAACTGCTCATCCCGGTGGCTGCGGTGGAGCGCCGGCGCGGCGGCGGGCTGCGGGCCAACCGCACCTCGGGAGTGCTGGCCGCCGGGCTCGTACCGGCCACGCTCCCGCTGGCGCTGTTCACTCCCTGGCTGCTGCTGGTGCCCCTCGTCTGTGCCGTCGGCTTCGCCGTCGCCGATCCCGGGCTCTCCCGCTTCGTGGCCCGGCGCAAGGGACCGGCGTTCCTCCTCTGGTTCACCGCCGTCCACTTCACCGTGCATCTGGCGCTGGTGCTCGGCGCCGTGCACGGCGGTGTCCGCTGGCTGGTGGACCCCCGCTTCGGGCCCTCCGTACGGCGACGGCGGCGTGAGCGCTCCGAGGCGGCGGTCGCCCCGTGACCGCCTCCCGGCGCACCCGCCTCCTGCGCCTCACCGGTGCCGTCGCCCTCATCGCCGCCGCCTCCTTCGCCGTCGGCGGCTCGCTGCGCGGGGCGGGTGCGGAGGTGGCGGAGGCGTCCGGCAGGCCCGGCGGTGTGGTCCTGCTCCTGGCCGCGCTGCTGGCCAACGCGGCGGGCCTGGTGCTGTCGATGCTGTCGTGGAAGGTGCTCGTCGTGGACGGCGGCCCGGCCGTACGGACGACGGACGCCGCCCGGATCTTCTTCATCGGCGTCATCAGCAAATTCGTACCGGGACGGATCTGGGGCGTCCTCGCCCACATCCAGCTCGGCAAGGGCATCGGGATCGCGCCGGACCGGATGATCGCCGCCTTCGGGCTCGGCCTCGTGGTCGGGATGACCACCGGCGCCACGGCCGGACTGCTCGTGGCCCCGGCCGCGCTCGGCGTCCGGGCATGGATCTTCGCCCCCCTCGTCCTGCTGGCGGCGGCGGCCATCGCCCGGCCGGGCTGGGTCAACCGGTCGGTGGCCCTGGTCATGCGGATCGCCCGGCGCCCGGCCGGTGCCGCCGAGGGCTCGCCCCGGGCGATCCGCCGCTCCATCGGCTGGGCCTTCGCCTCCTGGGCGGTCTCCGGCCTGCACCTGTGGGCGCTCGCCGTGCTCTTCGGCGCCCCCGTCCTGAGCTCCCTGGCGGTCTGCGTCGGCGGCTTCGCCCTCGCCACGGTCGCCGGAAGCCTCGCCTTCGTCCTGCCGGACGGCTGGGGAGCCCGCGAACTCGTCCTGCTCGCACCACTGGCCGCGGTCATGTCACCGGCCGCCGCCACGGCCACGGTCATCGCCAGCCGGCTCGTCTGCGTGCTCAGCGAGGTGGCCGCCACCGGCGCGGCCCTGCTCCTGGCCCGCCTCGCGGGCCCGGCCCCGACCGTCCCGGCCCCGACGCCCGAGACCTCCACCGGCCCGGCCGCCATCACCGTCGCCCCGGCCGCCCCGGCCGCCCCGGCCGCCCCGGCCGCACCGACGACCCCGGCCGCACCGGCCCCGACGCCCGAGGCTTCCGCCGCTCCCGCTCCCGCTCCCGCCCCCACCGCCATTCCCCGACCCGCGCTCCAGAAAGGAGCACCGTGACCTCCGACGCACAGCCCCTGCTCACCGTCGACGACTGCGACGACATGCCGCTGCGCCAGGTGCACGACCTGTACCGCTCCCATGTCAACAAGAGCCAGGTGTCCCTGATGACCTCCTTCGGCTTCGGCCGGGAACTCGTCAGCCACGCCGAGGGCTCCTGGATCCACACCCGTGACGGCCGCCGCATCCTCGACTTCACCGGCGGCGTCGGCGTGCTCAACCACGGGCACAACCACCCGCGCATCCTGGCCGTACGCCAACGCTTCCAGGAGCAGCGCCGGATGGAGGTCCACAAGACCTACTTCTCGCCGTACGTCGCCGCGCTCGGCCACAACCTCGCCCAGCTCCTGCCCGGCGACCTGAACATGTCGTTCTTCCCCAACTCCGGCGCCGAGGCCGTCGAGGGCGCGGTGAAACTCGCGTACAAGTACCACGGCGGACGCAGAGCGCAGATTCTGCACGCCGACATCAGCTTCCACGGCAAGCTGCTCGGGTCGGGAAGCCTCACCGGCAGCGCCCAGAGCACCTTCACCTTTCCCGGCATACCCGGCGTCTCCACCTTCGGCTACGGCGACCTGGACTCCGTGCGCGAGGCGGTCGCCGCCGCCCGTGACGCCAAGGGCCGCTGCGATGTGTACGCGATCCTGATCGAGCCCTTCTCCGCCTCCACCATGACCTGGTGCTCGGAGGAGTTCCTGCGCGGGCTGCGGGAGTTGTGCACCGCGGAGAACATCGTCCTGATCTTCGACGAGATC is a genomic window of Streptomyces sp. NBC_01237 containing:
- a CDS encoding glycosyltransferase family 2 protein codes for the protein MSRDQPTVSVIIPNYNYEKTLRACLESVYAQTLSPLDVVVVDDASTDNSRDIAREFPCVLVASPHNGGVSAARNLGVAASRGEILFFLDSDIALAPDAIENAVTLLTGDPETGCVHGILDAEPLFDDGPVETYHVLHAHFWRRRSVGVVGTAFFALAAIERRVFELTGPFDENLRDSEDVEYSDRLAATHRIRLTETVVGRHDDVDRLLPLLAEQYRRSQLLIPVAAVERRRGGGLRANRTSGVLAAGLVPATLPLALFTPWLLLVPLVCAVGFAVADPGLSRFVARRKGPAFLLWFTAVHFTVHLALVLGAVHGGVRWLVDPRFGPSVRRRRRERSEAAVAP
- a CDS encoding DUF3311 domain-containing protein, which translates into the protein MPEDTEAKPPTVTPMRGVIALCLVAPFVAMLWVGSYAKVEPTFIGIPFFYWYQMLWVLISTALTMVAYKLWQRDQRARKGGASA
- the mctP gene encoding monocarboxylate uptake permease MctP; this encodes MKDGVNGVALGVFIFFFLAVTVIGFMAARWRRAENEASLDEWGLGGRSFGTWVTWFLLGGDLYTAYTFVAVPAAIYAAGAAGFFAVPYTILVYPLIFTFLPRLWSVSHKHGYVTTSDFVRGRFGSKGLSLAVAVTGILATMPYIALQLVGIQAVLDVMGVGGGETTHWFIKDLPLLIAFAVLAAYTYSSGLRAPALIAFVKDGLIYLVIAVAIIYIPIKLGGFDDIFAKAGEAFAQKNPATGQPRGALVPGDMGQWGYATLALGSALALFMYPHSITATLSSRSREVIRRNTTILPLYSLMLGLLALLGFMAIAAGVKVDNGQLAIPQLFENMFPDWFAGVAFAAIGIGALVPAAIMSIAAANLFTRNIYKDFLKPDATPAQETKVSKLVSLLVKVGALAFVLTMDKTVAINFQLLGGIWILQTMPALVGGLFTRWFHRWALIAGWAVGMVYGTVAAYGVASPTQKHFGGSSKEIPGIGEIGYIGLTAFVLNVVVVIVLTLVLNALKAPAGIDETSPADYTADVGDAGVQAKLPPATVGAPGGH
- a CDS encoding helix-turn-helix transcriptional regulator, with the translated sequence MFQVLGMDARTEFVYRLVLERPELTLDEIVLRLGWPETEVRDALDRLAELCLLDRDGVQGPDEEPPVFRALDPAASLPFLLSRREAELARQQRSLELVRDAVSALAAHQDRPAARGYDVIKRLEGLDEVRERLTELAELARTECLSLLPGGAQAPDTLAASKPLDRQALERGVRVRSIYQDSFRNDPGTLRYVNWLGELGAESRTLPALPLIMVVVDREVALVPLDPDDPRAGALELRSRGAVAVAHLLFEEYWAAATPLGRIPPRGPHGLTPQEDELLSLLAKGHTDATAARRLGVSLRTVRRMNAELTARLEARSRFQAGAEAVRRGWV
- a CDS encoding lysylphosphatidylglycerol synthase domain-containing protein — its product is MTASRRTRLLRLTGAVALIAAASFAVGGSLRGAGAEVAEASGRPGGVVLLLAALLANAAGLVLSMLSWKVLVVDGGPAVRTTDAARIFFIGVISKFVPGRIWGVLAHIQLGKGIGIAPDRMIAAFGLGLVVGMTTGATAGLLVAPAALGVRAWIFAPLVLLAAAAIARPGWVNRSVALVMRIARRPAGAAEGSPRAIRRSIGWAFASWAVSGLHLWALAVLFGAPVLSSLAVCVGGFALATVAGSLAFVLPDGWGARELVLLAPLAAVMSPAAATATVIASRLVCVLSEVAATGAALLLARLAGPAPTVPAPTPETSTGPAAITVAPAAPAAPAAPAAPTTPAAPAPTPEASAAPAPAPAPTAIPRPALQKGAP
- a CDS encoding aspartate aminotransferase family protein, translated to MTSDAQPLLTVDDCDDMPLRQVHDLYRSHVNKSQVSLMTSFGFGRELVSHAEGSWIHTRDGRRILDFTGGVGVLNHGHNHPRILAVRQRFQEQRRMEVHKTYFSPYVAALGHNLAQLLPGDLNMSFFPNSGAEAVEGAVKLAYKYHGGRRAQILHADISFHGKLLGSGSLTGSAQSTFTFPGIPGVSTFGYGDLDSVREAVAAARDAKGRCDVYAILIEPFSASTMTWCSEEFLRGLRELCTAENIVLIFDEIYTGWGKTGSLFHFMRYPGLIPDVVTTSKSFGGGKSSISAFVAREPVFRKAYDHLGDAMLQSTSTTYYGFGEETATAVEAVNIAVEDDYPARARAIERVLAPGLERLHKQYPDIIADVRGAGALYGVFLDGGPKVLDLAAKLAPGGLARDPLLRTKVITCAVINAMYHDHDVYMYYTLNGRSPLVVAPCLVAGPDEVELFLDAFDRTLAKGMNRLLAAFFKDKAVSRWA